ATAATTTAAGTACTTATACAATATTAAGTGATAACTATACTGATAGTTATGGATTAACAGAAGAAGAAGTAGAAAAAAGTTTAAAAGATTATGGACTTGAATATGAAATATCAAAGGTAAAAGATTGGTATGATGGATATAGATTTGGAAATAGTGAAGTATATAACCCTTGGAGTATATTAAATTTTTTAAGATTTAAAGAATTAAGAGCTTATTGGGTAGATACATCAGGGAATGATTTAATAAATGATGTATTAAAGAAAATAACAAAGGATACAGTAAGAGCCTTAGAAAGATTGTTTAATGGAGAAGGATTAAGACAGAATATATCAGGTACATCAGATTTATCAAAGTTATTAGATGAGAATGAATTATGGGAACTATTATTATTTAGTGGCTATTTAACAATAGAAGAAAAGATAGATCAAAAGAATTATATATTAAGGTTACCTAATAAAGAAGTAAAAGAGCTCTTTAAAGATAGCTTTTTAGAAAGATACTTTGGAAGAGGAAATAAGTTATCAGACTTAATGGAAGTCTTAATAGAAAATAGGATAGATGAATATGAAGAAAAACTACAAGAAATATTATTAACTTCTGTAAGTTACAATGATACTAAAAAAGGAAATGAAGCTTTCTGCCATGGATTAATAATGGGAATGGGACTATATTTAGAGGGAGAATATATAACCAAATCCAATATAGAAAGTGGCTTAGGAAGATATGATTTTTCAGTAGAGCCAAAGAATAAAAACAAAAGAGCCTTTATAATGGAATTTAAGTCAACAGATAGTGTAGAAAAATTAGAAGAAGTCTCAAAAGAAGCATTAGAACAGATAGAAGCTAAGAAATATGATGTATCATTGAAACAAAATGGGATAAAAGAGATAACATATATAGGAATAGCATTTTGTGGAAAGAAAATTAAAATCAGTTATAAATAGAAAGTAATCAAAGGAGTTTTTGTAAATTGAGTCTGCAAAAACTCCTTATTCTATTTTGTTATTTATAAATTTTACATTCAAAGGAAATTACTGCATTGCCCCCAATTTGTATAGTTTTTCCATCTTCTTTATATCTACTTAAAATAGTTGAAGCTCTTCCCATAGTTTCGCCTTGAATAAAAGTATTTATATCCTGTATTGAAATAATATTGTAGTCTTTTAAATAATGAGTTAAAGCACCATTTGAAGTTCCAGTTGCACATTCTTCATCTATACCAACTAAGGGAGCAATATTTCTACAAAATGCAGTAACTTTTTTATTTTTATCAAGTGTAAATAAATGAGCTCCTACAACTTTATATTTTTTTGAAAGTTCTATCACTTTTTCTTTATTCATAACAAAATTATCTAAAATATCTTTATTTTCAATAGGAATGATAGTATCACTTAAACCAGTATTTACAATTTTTGGAATTAAATTTTTTGGAGCTTGTGATATATCTAAATTAAATGCAGAGTAAATTTCTTTAATCTCTTCTGAATTAAATATATATTCTATTTTTGGATTAGACATATCCATCCATATAAAATCTTTATCAACTATTATCTCTAAATTTCCAGCTGATGTTTCAGCAATGTATTTACCAGTAGATATTAAATTTAATTCCCTTAAAGCAGAAAAAACTGAAATAGTTGCATGTCCACATAATTCTACTTCTTCTGTGGGAGTAAAATATCTAATTTTAAATTTTTTATTATCAATTTTCTTTACAAAAGCAGTTTCAGAATGTTTTAATTCAGCTGCAATATTTTTCATAAGAATTTCATCAGGATAATTTTCTTTTTCACCTAATATAACAACACCAGCTTGATTCCCTTTAAAAATTTGAGAACTAAAAGCATCACAAACAAAAATTTTCATAAAATCAACTCCTTTTTTTTAATTATATCATCTTTAAGAATTTAGTAAAAGGATGTTAAAATTTTCAAACATTTAGGATAAAAAAATAAGCACAAATATGATTGAAAAACTCATATTTATGTGCTACAATTAAAAAATAAAGGAATTTACAAAATTTATTATATACATAAATGAAAAATTATTTTTTAATACAGGGAGGGCAAATTAAATGAGGAAAGAAATTTTAAAAAGTAAAATGATGATGATTGCATTAGCTTCCATACTATTTGTAAGTTGTGGTGGAGGCGGAGGAGGTGGCGGTGGTGGTTCTAGTAACTTGCCAATAAATCCAGGAACACCAAGTGTGCCAAAACCTAGTACACCAAGTACACCTAGTAATCCAGAGGACAGTTTTCCGACTGTAACAAATCCTTTGGATAGCCAAAAAGGTAATATGTCAGCTTTGAAAGCAAGTCTTTATACTGCACAAAAAAATTCAGGGATAGCTATTCCAAAAGATACTACTGAAATAGATGGGAGTGGAGTAAAGGTCGCAATACTAGATGCTAATTTTGTAAATGCAGTAAGAAGTGGGGCTAATAGTGTTGAAGATAAAGATGGGAAAACTGTTGATGAAAATGGACATCCATTAGTTCCAAGAAGAAGTAAAACTTTAACAGATGTATATACAGATGTAGAGATAATTGATGAATCACCAAATCCACCATATACAAAAGAGGCGGTTACAGGAACAGAAAGACCAACTGGATTAGAGCATGGAGAAGAAGTTTTAGAAGTTGTAAGGGATTTAGAATATGCTCCAAATAATTATGCAGAAACTCCTGGAATAGACAATAAACCTAATAATAAGATTAAAACAATTTTAGGAAGTGTTGGTTGGGACTATACTTATGTAGAAAATGGACAAAATAAAAATAGAGTAGCCGCAATTCTTCCAACACAAGAGGTTTATGAAGCAGCAATGGCTAAGTTTGGAAATCAAAGTGTAAAAATCTTTAATCAATCTTTTGGTAGTGATAAAAAAAGTTATGATGATTCAGAATATAAACCTTATAAAGGAGAAGGAAATTTACCATTGCCTTTTGCAAAAGTACATTCAGGAGATTCAGAAAAGCTAATGATTCCATATTTTAGAGATGCAGTAGAAAATAAAGGCGGGTTATTTATATGGTCAGCAGGAAATAAAGGTGATAAAAATGCCTCAGTAGAAGCAGGATTACCATATTTTGATAACAAATTAGAAAAAGGTTGGATTTCTGTTATTGGTGCACAAGAAGAAGGACTTAGAATAAGAAGTGGACAATATGAAAAAACAGGTAAATATAATGTAATGGCAGATGGAACAGAAGGGGTGGATAAATTATCTTCAGCAGGTTTTGAGGCGAGATACTGGTCTATTGCAGCTGATGCTTATGGTGTTGACAGAATTACCAATATTACTAGAAACCCAGATGGAACAATAAGAAGCATTAGTTCTAAAACAGGATATGGTTCATCTTATGCAGCACCTAAAGTTACAAGAGCAGCAGCCTTAGTGTATGACAAATTTAGTTGGATGACAGCTGATCAGATTCGTCAAACTTTATTTACTACAACAGATAAAACTGATTTAAGTCAAGATCCAGAAAATATGTCAGAAGTAGATTTAAGAAATGTTACTAGAAGTCCAGATTTTACATATGGATGGGGAATGTTAAATCAAGAAAGAGCTTTAAAAGGACCTGGAGCTTTTATGAACATTTCTTATTATGGTGATACAACAATATTTAAAGCAACCCTGCCAGCAGGAAAAACTTCATATTTTGATAATGACATATATGGAGATGGAGGCTTAGAAAAATTAGGATTAGGTACACTTCATTTAACTGGAAATAACTCATTTAGTGGAGGAAGTAAAGTAATAGGTGGAACACTTGAAATTCATCAAGTTCATGCAAGTCCAATAACTGTTGGAACAAGTGGAACTTTGGTTCTTAACCCAAAAGCAATAGTTGGTTATGATGTTGATAATTTTGACCTTATTAATAATGTAGATGCTCAAAAAATAACTTCAAGTGGAATAAAAGTAAAAAATTATGGAACTGTAAAGTTTAAAGGAACAACAGCAATAATAGGTGGAGATTATGTTGCTTATGCTGGTTCAAATACACAAGTAGGTTTTAAAAATTCAGTTAAAGTTTTAGGAAAGATAAAAATTCAAAATGGAACTGTTAGTGTACTATCAAATGGTTATGTTACTAAAAATGAAAAATCTACTATAATGGAAGGAAAATCGTTTGAAGGAAATATTGCTAATGTTGAAACAAATGGAATGAGAACAGCAAATGTAGAAGTAAAAGATGGAAAAGTGGTTGCAACATTGTCAAGACAAAATCCAAGTGAATACTTAGGAGAAAATGCAGAAGCCTCATCTAAAAATGTAGCAGAAAATGTAGAAAAAGTATTTGAAGATTTAGATCAAAAAGTGATGTCTGGTACAGCAACAAAAGAAGAAGTGTTAATGGGAGCAACAGTACAAAGTATGTCAACAATGGGCTTTACATCAGCAACTGAAATGATGTCAGGAGAAATATATGCTTCAGCACAAGCATTGACTTTCTCACAAGCACAAAATGTAAATAGAGATTTATCTAATAGATTATCTGGACTTGATAATTTCAAAAATTCTAATAAAGATTCAGAAGTATGGTTCTCAGTATTAGGCAGTGCAGGAAAATTAAGAAGAGATGGATATGCCTCAGCAGATACAAGAGTAACAGGAGGACAATTTGGAGCAGATACTAAATTTAGTCCAACAACAACTCTTGGGGTAGCATTAAATTACTCTTATGCAAAAGCAGATTTTAATAGATATGCAGGAGAATCAAAGAGTGATATGGTAGGAGTTTCATTATATGGAAAACAAGATTTACCATATGGTTTCTATACAGCGGGTAGATTAGGATTATCTCATATTTCATCAAAAGTTGAAAGAGAATTATTGACATCAACAGGAGATACAGTAACAGGAAAGATAAATCACCATGATAAAATGTTATCAGCTTATGTAGAATTAGGAAAGAAATTTGGTTGGTTTACACCATTTATAGGTTACTCACAAGATTATTTAAGAAGAGGAAGTTTTGATGAATCAGAAGCATCTTGGGGAATAAAAGCAGATAAGAAGAATTATAGAACAAGTAATTTCTTAGTAGGAGCAAGAGCAGAATATGTAGGTAATAAATATAAATTACAAGCCTATGTAACACAAGCAATAAATACAGATAAGAGAGATTTATCATATGAAGGAAGATTTACAGGAAGTAGTGTAAAACAAAAATTCTATGGAGTAAAACAAGCAAAGAATACAACATGGATAGGATTTGGAGCATTTAGAGAAATAACACCAGTATTTGGAGTATATGGAAATGTAGATTTCAGAGTAGAAGATAAGAAATGGGCAGATTCAGTATTTTCAGCTGGACTACAATATAGATTCTAAATGTGAAATAAAAATATTAAAATTAGAGGAGATTTTTTTCTCCTCTTTTTTGTTAAATTCATTAATAATATTAAGTTATTGTGATTTTTTATAAAACAATGAATAAATTTTATTGACAAAATACTAAAATATGGTTTATAATATAAAAGTTGACTTAATTATTGAACATATTTTTATAAATTTTATCACTAACCCTAGTGTATATAGATTATTATTTCCCAGAAAGAAGGTAGAAACGACCTTCTTTTTGCATTTTATAAAGAAATTTTCTGAACTTCTAACAATTAAAACTATTTAAAGATCTTAATAAATATATGTGGTAAGAATTTGCACTCGTTTATGAAGAAAAATGTATATATATTTTCCAAGATACTTTAACTTTTCAACAATAATTTGTATATAATTAAATTGAAGTAATTTACTAAACTGAATATATAATATATATTTAACTATATAAATATTATATACTAAATACAAAAAACACTCTAAAAAACACCACCTATACTATTATTTTTCTAATATTTCTATTTATAAATTAATATATAAAATACTAAATTAATTAAGTTGACTTTTAAAATTAAAAGTGATATTATACCTTATCGGTAAATTTTAAATGCAGTTTTATTTTTATAAAATTTTTCAAAAGTAATACACTATGTATATTTTTATAAATAAACTTAATTAAGGAGGAATTTGTATGCTTTTTAAAACTACTGAAGAACATGAAGCTCTTCGTATGCAAGTGAGAGAATTTGTTGAGACTGAGGTTAAACCAATAGCAGCTATATTAGATAAAGAAAATAAATTCCCACATGAAGCAATTAAAAAATTTGGGCAAATGGGATTTATGGGTCTACCTTATCCAAAAGAATATGGTGGGGCTGGAAAAGATATCTTAAGCTATGCAATAGCCGTTGAAGAATTATCAAGAGTTGATGGAGGAACTGGGGTTATTCTATCTGCACATGTTTCATTGGGGTCATATCCTATCTATGCTTTTGGTACAGAAGAACAAAAGAAAAAATATCTTGTACCTTTGGCTAAAGGAGAAAAATTAGGGGCATTTGGATTAACAGAACCTAATGCTGGTTCAGATGCAGGAGGAACAGAAACAACTGCTGTTAAAGAAGGAGATTATTACATATTAAATGGAGAAAAAATCTTTATAACAAATGCAGATGTTGCTGAAACTTATGTAGTGTTTGCTGTAACTACTCCTGATATAGGAACAAAAGGTATAAGTGCTTTTATAGTTGAAAAAGGTTGGGAAGGGTTTACTTTTGGAGACCACTATGACAAATTAGGTATCCGTTCATCTTCAACTTGTCAACTATTATTCAATAATGTAAAAGTTCCTAAGGAAAATCTTTTAGGAAAAGAAGGGGATGGGTTCAAAATAGCTATGTCTACTCTTGATGGAGGTCGTATAGGTATAGCTGCTCAAGCATTAGGAATTGCACAAGGAGCTTTTGAACATGCACTTGAATATGCAAAAGAAAGAGAACAATTTGGAAAACCAATAGCTTTCCAACAAGCAATTTCATTTAAACTTGCAGATATGGCAACAAAAATAAGAACAGCTAGATTTTTAATTTACAGTGCTGCTGAATTAAAAGAACATCATGAACCTTATGGAATGGAATCTGC
This Fusobacterium animalis 7_1 DNA region includes the following protein-coding sequences:
- a CDS encoding PhzF family phenazine biosynthesis protein translates to MKIFVCDAFSSQIFKGNQAGVVILGEKENYPDEILMKNIAAELKHSETAFVKKIDNKKFKIRYFTPTEEVELCGHATISVFSALRELNLISTGKYIAETSAGNLEIIVDKDFIWMDMSNPKIEYIFNSEEIKEIYSAFNLDISQAPKNLIPKIVNTGLSDTIIPIENKDILDNFVMNKEKVIELSKKYKVVGAHLFTLDKNKKVTAFCRNIAPLVGIDEECATGTSNGALTHYLKDYNIISIQDINTFIQGETMGRASTILSRYKEDGKTIQIGGNAVISFECKIYK
- a CDS encoding AAA family ATPase; the encoded protein is MKRIGIGLSDFKHLIEEDFYYFDKTKFIDEIIKDGAQVKLFTRPRRFGKTLNMSMLKYFFDIKKAEENRKLFKNLYIEKTENFKEQGQYPVIFLSLKDLKATTWEEMERKIIIILSDFFSEYEYLLNELTGISFENLKNIIYRKADIDELTTTLKFLTKILYEKYNKKVVVLIDEYDSPLVSAYINGYYKKAKNFFKTFYSIVLKDNNYLQMGILTGIIRVIKAGIFSDLNNLSTYTILSDNYTDSYGLTEEEVEKSLKDYGLEYEISKVKDWYDGYRFGNSEVYNPWSILNFLRFKELRAYWVDTSGNDLINDVLKKITKDTVRALERLFNGEGLRQNISGTSDLSKLLDENELWELLLFSGYLTIEEKIDQKNYILRLPNKEVKELFKDSFLERYFGRGNKLSDLMEVLIENRIDEYEEKLQEILLTSVSYNDTKKGNEAFCHGLIMGMGLYLEGEYITKSNIESGLGRYDFSVEPKNKNKRAFIMEFKSTDSVEKLEEVSKEALEQIEAKKYDVSLKQNGIKEITYIGIAFCGKKIKISYK
- a CDS encoding autotransporter serine protease fusolisin, which gives rise to MRKEILKSKMMMIALASILFVSCGGGGGGGGGGSSNLPINPGTPSVPKPSTPSTPSNPEDSFPTVTNPLDSQKGNMSALKASLYTAQKNSGIAIPKDTTEIDGSGVKVAILDANFVNAVRSGANSVEDKDGKTVDENGHPLVPRRSKTLTDVYTDVEIIDESPNPPYTKEAVTGTERPTGLEHGEEVLEVVRDLEYAPNNYAETPGIDNKPNNKIKTILGSVGWDYTYVENGQNKNRVAAILPTQEVYEAAMAKFGNQSVKIFNQSFGSDKKSYDDSEYKPYKGEGNLPLPFAKVHSGDSEKLMIPYFRDAVENKGGLFIWSAGNKGDKNASVEAGLPYFDNKLEKGWISVIGAQEEGLRIRSGQYEKTGKYNVMADGTEGVDKLSSAGFEARYWSIAADAYGVDRITNITRNPDGTIRSISSKTGYGSSYAAPKVTRAAALVYDKFSWMTADQIRQTLFTTTDKTDLSQDPENMSEVDLRNVTRSPDFTYGWGMLNQERALKGPGAFMNISYYGDTTIFKATLPAGKTSYFDNDIYGDGGLEKLGLGTLHLTGNNSFSGGSKVIGGTLEIHQVHASPITVGTSGTLVLNPKAIVGYDVDNFDLINNVDAQKITSSGIKVKNYGTVKFKGTTAIIGGDYVAYAGSNTQVGFKNSVKVLGKIKIQNGTVSVLSNGYVTKNEKSTIMEGKSFEGNIANVETNGMRTANVEVKDGKVVATLSRQNPSEYLGENAEASSKNVAENVEKVFEDLDQKVMSGTATKEEVLMGATVQSMSTMGFTSATEMMSGEIYASAQALTFSQAQNVNRDLSNRLSGLDNFKNSNKDSEVWFSVLGSAGKLRRDGYASADTRVTGGQFGADTKFSPTTTLGVALNYSYAKADFNRYAGESKSDMVGVSLYGKQDLPYGFYTAGRLGLSHISSKVERELLTSTGDTVTGKINHHDKMLSAYVELGKKFGWFTPFIGYSQDYLRRGSFDESEASWGIKADKKNYRTSNFLVGARAEYVGNKYKLQAYVTQAINTDKRDLSYEGRFTGSSVKQKFYGVKQAKNTTWIGFGAFREITPVFGVYGNVDFRVEDKKWADSVFSAGLQYRF